A single Pedobacter sp. PACM 27299 DNA region contains:
- a CDS encoding serine/threonine protein kinase: protein MSKVFTITEGLENLGALSTGGQGSVYKGKRIGTIITAVKIMPTPIHTESEDDKNFIRFKNEVEKLKKVNEVPNPNVVKILGSGLTESGSFPFIEMEYIEGPDLEKLLMPPHPPIFTIQEVIKLAEQLANALAHCHRVGIKHGDIKSNNVKFNTETGNYVLLDFGLAIMSDEQRRTSLRHAGAVEFMAPEQHDGEMFFQTDIYSYGIILYELLAGTVPFPLINKNESSRNQVMISHMEAEVPDPVTLRINRLPESWDEEKRKKEAHVPKWLLLIIKNCLEKRPEKRYANGAVLQDAIIHRGGDAVAAAPVAVPAAKPAPFYQKEEVKLEPAKDQMLLSKSVFSLMILCIVMLSMLSVYGLFMKDDGSAKQKAILDTTHIAAADTTRNEPEYVPDTTAQVQPVAIDTAAQQAEIDSLKKEYEAQMTAAAKRAEAEAKAKESTVTIVSEGKKYQLPKGTIYFYEAANANAQKNGVLGLWNNAKFNVIEEDKGFIYVTHTNKDGQVTKGWLNKNDLKEVKE from the coding sequence ATGAGTAAAGTTTTTACGATAACAGAAGGATTAGAAAATCTGGGTGCCCTAAGTACAGGCGGCCAGGGTTCTGTATATAAGGGTAAACGGATTGGCACCATCATCACCGCAGTGAAGATCATGCCTACGCCTATCCATACGGAAAGTGAGGATGATAAGAACTTCATCAGGTTTAAAAATGAGGTAGAAAAACTTAAAAAGGTAAATGAAGTACCCAACCCTAATGTGGTAAAAATACTGGGATCAGGACTTACCGAAAGTGGCTCTTTCCCTTTTATTGAGATGGAGTATATTGAAGGGCCTGATCTGGAGAAGTTGTTAATGCCCCCTCATCCCCCAATATTTACGATCCAGGAAGTCATTAAACTGGCCGAACAGCTGGCCAATGCACTTGCCCATTGTCACCGGGTAGGGATTAAACATGGTGATATCAAAAGTAACAACGTAAAATTCAATACGGAAACCGGTAATTATGTGCTGCTGGACTTTGGTCTGGCGATCATGTCTGATGAGCAGCGCCGTACCAGTCTGCGCCATGCTGGTGCAGTTGAGTTTATGGCTCCTGAGCAGCATGACGGCGAGATGTTTTTTCAAACAGATATCTATAGCTATGGCATCATCCTATACGAGCTACTTGCAGGAACGGTACCTTTTCCACTGATCAATAAGAACGAAAGTTCGCGTAATCAGGTCATGATTTCGCACATGGAAGCGGAAGTTCCAGACCCGGTCACTTTACGTATCAACCGATTGCCGGAAAGCTGGGATGAGGAGAAACGAAAAAAGGAGGCACATGTCCCGAAATGGTTATTGCTCATCATCAAAAACTGTTTAGAAAAACGCCCTGAAAAACGATATGCAAATGGTGCAGTCTTACAAGACGCCATTATACACAGAGGTGGCGATGCGGTAGCAGCAGCACCAGTTGCAGTGCCGGCAGCAAAGCCAGCTCCTTTCTATCAGAAAGAAGAAGTGAAACTGGAACCGGCAAAAGACCAGATGCTCTTGTCGAAATCGGTTTTCAGCCTGATGATTCTTTGTATCGTGATGTTGAGCATGCTTTCCGTCTATGGCCTTTTCATGAAGGATGATGGTTCGGCTAAGCAAAAAGCGATACTGGATACGACTCATATAGCGGCAGCTGACACCACTAGAAATGAACCAGAATATGTCCCTGATACAACGGCACAAGTACAGCCGGTAGCCATTGATACTGCAGCACAGCAGGCTGAAATTGATAGTCTGAAAAAAGAATATGAAGCACAGATGACTGCCGCTGCAAAACGCGCAGAAGCTGAAGCGAAGGCAAAAGAAAGCACAGTTACCATTGTTAGTGAGGGTAAAAAATATCAGCTGCCTAAAGGAACTATTTATTTTTATGAAGCGGCAAATGCAAATGCACAAAAAAATGGTGTTCTGGGTTTATGGAACAATGCCAAGTTTAACGTCATTGAAGAAGACAAAGGCTTTATTTATGTGACGCATACCAATAAAGACGGACAAGTCACCAAAGGCTGGCTGAATAAAAACGACCTTAAAGAAGTAAAGGAATAA
- a CDS encoding FHA domain-containing protein: MFNLFSKRTPEPLQDVKAIREALLTAIKQELQKLEGGEGKHIKGLALLLACLPAERFMYESAVFVEDELRFKNEIQRIVDDFAIDLPSDWTLQVNFVEELPADAIKLSNINAALYIRTPEHVVVTKSSTAYIRTLNGASEQMEYKITAADGKINIGRAAKVQVSDGFFRINHIAFYDDSTEEANKFISRQHAHIEWDSNTGSFLLFADEGGIPPRNKVRMRSVGDHTPVKLNVAEIGHTLQEGDQIILGELAVLEFSYINSGIINIV; encoded by the coding sequence ATGTTTAATCTATTTAGTAAGCGCACACCAGAACCTCTGCAGGACGTAAAAGCCATTAGAGAGGCATTGCTCACTGCGATCAAGCAGGAACTTCAGAAACTTGAAGGTGGGGAAGGCAAGCACATTAAAGGCCTCGCATTGCTCTTAGCCTGTTTGCCTGCAGAACGGTTTATGTACGAATCCGCGGTTTTTGTGGAGGATGAACTGCGGTTTAAAAATGAAATCCAGCGCATAGTTGATGATTTTGCAATAGATTTACCCAGCGACTGGACCTTACAGGTTAATTTCGTAGAAGAATTACCTGCAGATGCCATCAAACTATCCAATATCAATGCTGCACTTTACATCAGGACACCGGAACATGTAGTCGTTACTAAGTCCAGCACAGCCTATATCCGTACTTTGAACGGAGCCTCAGAGCAGATGGAATATAAGATTACTGCTGCCGATGGAAAGATCAATATTGGAAGAGCAGCCAAGGTTCAGGTGAGTGATGGTTTTTTCAGAATCAACCACATTGCTTTTTATGATGACAGCACAGAAGAGGCCAATAAATTTATCAGCAGACAGCATGCGCACATAGAATGGGACAGCAATACCGGATCCTTTCTATTGTTTGCAGATGAAGGTGGTATTCCACCGCGCAATAAGGTAAGAATGAGGTCGGTTGGCGACCATACTCCGGTAAAACTAAATGTTGCCGAGATCGGCCATACCTTACAGGAAGGGGATCAAATCATTTTAGGTGAACTTGCAGTTTTAGAATTTAGTTATATTAATTCAGGAATTATTAATATTGTATAA
- a CDS encoding FtsW/RodA/SpoVE family cell cycle protein, whose translation MGKQTATPQNRKIERIFLLLSAIVLGALFVTLYFTQQQTFTEIHPRLKEGTMVNLNDAEPGKKIKNLLIKGYYFEDKKDINLIEQVVSSQVSQHQQAIDNIGELNKRKFFVPADLAFSNGGKNFKERVLASRLLLGFTGTDSLKYQQEQKNPPSLPSVRDFTKGSYGLSGKITDTANRPVAGVLVRLQMILPQDTAYTEDEVVNVFIAYLRTNAKGEYHFQHLPDHEAYSVLPLKPGAQFGKSQGLQELDKEVTLNFKLSPHSIKLFSTRDFKILKKEKSLIVRTPENYNQWYWTIVGCFFSGFFLLHFLLKVKYPQADQLILPIIMLMTGLSFLTLLSLQDPLRDRFLARDSLIFYGIGVLSIGIILSLNLRKFNVDSRLYRMFLVKNAFSKAKGWQWAILALCLLAFTIVFGTGPEGSGVKVNLFGVQPSEIVKYAIILFLAGFFASNERFITEYSSWKKRWFFFSFALIAILGAIFLYLLLGDLGPAMVVCFTFIILFSFSRGDFMMMLSAIIIYVISAWLLNVWVATLVTAALVSLIMVINKKTSESAVMIVVVMAAFLLIDQVPYLDKLIPGPVNRLSERKSIWQDPWNNEVYGGDQVANGIWAISSGGISGQGIGQGFAKTIPEAHTDMILPAIGEEFGLAGIIGIFIVFLIFLHRAILIGRQTGMPFLFYLAAGIGISLFIQFLLIAGGSTGALPLSGVALPFISYGGSSLVANMLAAGFLLAVSLVKGTDVQMTYITKQQDKNLVPALLAASIAILLLSFTVTGYITHNKKWVVQPAMVADRSGARMFSYNPRIAILMNKLAAGDLYDRNGLILATGNPEHIKKQHQELSNAGIAYNLDSAEHKRVDRYYPFEEQLFFWVGDQNTNVFNGSTNGYFAEYEHGAELRGFKTPTISFNTQAHKYRENRFLPRGVKEMTLSKRDYAALAPLLLSGINSVEVEAFKKRNRNVKLTIDAALQTTIQNTMAQDTAIRNSRVSVVIMEDATGDVLSSAVYPLPPIKNWDLLNTSTTEQNKMAGWYTTSDLGFTTATPPGSTAKVLTAMAAFNKLGPEAANKTYNVTMAERIRTKGIEPDETGRIDMEKAVVKSNNVYFIKIANEEHLQDEMASLYLKTGMFLHGVGGYYYGRDTANLKQEAKWMAFWGRTEFNTKPKYDPTRIRRTRAKGISGMAWGQGELIATPAAVARLISGIANNGNLVANRYVLKISDSLTAVNPATQLSNNPQYANTIGGYMLKQSANKTAILGLKVAGKTGTPERIWKNEKINDGWYTFYAPKANGKGHIVVCIRIESTRGSSRAVRLAGQHVIPALLKLGYVNKEQSKT comes from the coding sequence ATGGGCAAACAAACAGCAACTCCCCAAAACAGAAAAATTGAGCGTATTTTTTTACTGCTCAGTGCGATCGTATTGGGGGCCTTATTTGTAACGCTTTATTTTACCCAGCAGCAAACCTTTACGGAAATCCATCCGAGATTGAAGGAAGGTACTATGGTGAATTTAAATGATGCAGAGCCCGGTAAAAAGATTAAAAACCTCCTGATCAAAGGATACTATTTCGAGGATAAAAAAGACATCAACCTGATTGAACAGGTAGTGAGCAGTCAGGTTTCGCAGCATCAACAGGCTATAGACAACATTGGTGAGCTGAACAAACGCAAATTCTTCGTTCCTGCAGATCTCGCTTTTTCAAATGGCGGAAAAAACTTTAAAGAAAGAGTTTTGGCATCGCGCCTATTATTGGGTTTTACAGGAACAGACTCTCTAAAATATCAGCAGGAACAAAAAAATCCTCCATCATTGCCATCAGTAAGAGATTTTACCAAAGGCAGCTATGGGCTGAGCGGAAAAATAACCGACACTGCAAACAGGCCAGTTGCTGGTGTTTTGGTTCGTTTGCAAATGATCCTTCCCCAGGACACAGCCTATACTGAAGACGAGGTGGTAAATGTTTTCATTGCTTATTTGAGAACCAACGCAAAGGGCGAATACCATTTCCAGCATTTGCCAGACCATGAAGCTTATAGCGTGCTCCCGCTAAAACCGGGCGCTCAATTCGGAAAGTCGCAGGGCCTGCAGGAACTGGATAAAGAGGTGACGCTCAATTTCAAGCTATCTCCCCACAGCATTAAACTTTTTTCAACCCGAGATTTCAAAATCCTTAAAAAAGAAAAATCACTGATTGTACGGACGCCCGAAAACTATAACCAATGGTACTGGACTATAGTCGGCTGTTTCTTTAGTGGCTTTTTCCTGCTTCATTTCCTGCTAAAAGTAAAATACCCGCAGGCAGATCAATTGATACTGCCCATCATTATGCTGATGACCGGGCTTTCTTTTCTAACTTTATTGAGTTTACAAGATCCCCTAAGGGATCGGTTTCTAGCCCGTGACAGCCTTATTTTTTATGGCATAGGCGTATTGAGTATCGGAATTATCCTCTCCCTAAACCTGCGCAAATTCAATGTCGATTCCCGTTTATACCGAATGTTCCTGGTCAAAAATGCCTTCAGCAAGGCCAAAGGCTGGCAATGGGCCATCCTGGCACTTTGCTTATTGGCCTTTACCATCGTGTTTGGTACCGGTCCGGAAGGCAGTGGTGTAAAAGTGAACCTATTTGGTGTACAGCCCAGTGAAATTGTGAAATATGCCATCATCCTCTTTCTTGCTGGATTTTTTGCTTCAAATGAACGCTTCATTACCGAATACAGCAGTTGGAAAAAACGCTGGTTCTTCTTCTCTTTTGCTTTAATTGCCATTCTCGGCGCTATATTTTTATACTTACTGCTAGGCGATCTGGGCCCTGCAATGGTGGTTTGTTTCACTTTTATCATCCTCTTCTCTTTTTCCAGAGGCGATTTTATGATGATGCTCAGCGCAATTATTATCTACGTGATTAGCGCATGGCTGCTGAATGTATGGGTCGCAACTTTAGTGACCGCAGCATTGGTGTCACTGATTATGGTGATCAATAAAAAGACCAGCGAATCGGCCGTCATGATTGTAGTCGTCATGGCCGCATTCTTACTGATCGACCAGGTTCCCTATCTGGATAAACTGATTCCAGGCCCCGTAAACAGGCTGAGCGAACGTAAATCGATCTGGCAGGACCCATGGAACAATGAAGTATATGGCGGTGATCAGGTAGCCAATGGCATCTGGGCAATATCCAGTGGCGGCATCAGTGGCCAGGGGATCGGACAAGGTTTTGCGAAAACTATTCCTGAAGCACATACAGACATGATCTTACCCGCAATCGGAGAAGAATTTGGCCTGGCCGGCATTATAGGAATATTCATTGTATTCCTCATTTTCCTACACCGGGCGATCCTGATCGGACGGCAAACCGGTATGCCTTTTCTCTTCTACCTGGCTGCAGGAATAGGCATCAGTTTATTTATCCAGTTTTTACTCATCGCAGGTGGTTCGACAGGCGCGCTGCCTTTATCAGGTGTCGCACTTCCTTTCATCAGTTACGGTGGTTCTTCATTAGTGGCCAATATGCTGGCCGCAGGTTTTTTACTGGCTGTATCTCTGGTCAAAGGCACCGATGTACAAATGACCTACATCACCAAACAACAGGATAAAAACCTAGTTCCTGCCCTGCTGGCAGCAAGTATAGCGATCTTATTGCTTTCATTCACCGTAACCGGATACATTACCCACAATAAAAAATGGGTCGTACAGCCTGCCATGGTAGCCGATAGAAGTGGTGCAAGAATGTTCAGTTATAATCCCAGAATTGCCATCTTAATGAACAAACTGGCTGCAGGTGATTTATACGACAGAAACGGATTGATATTGGCAACCGGCAACCCTGAACACATCAAAAAGCAACATCAGGAACTTAGTAATGCAGGGATTGCTTATAATCTGGATTCTGCAGAGCATAAGCGTGTAGACAGATATTATCCTTTTGAGGAACAGTTATTTTTCTGGGTTGGCGATCAGAATACCAATGTTTTTAATGGCAGTACCAATGGCTATTTTGCCGAATATGAGCATGGCGCAGAACTCAGAGGATTTAAAACACCAACGATTTCCTTTAATACCCAGGCTCATAAATACCGCGAAAACAGGTTCCTGCCAAGAGGAGTGAAAGAAATGACCCTCAGCAAAAGAGATTATGCCGCATTGGCTCCCCTTTTACTTTCAGGCATCAACAGCGTCGAAGTCGAAGCCTTTAAAAAGCGAAATCGCAATGTGAAACTGACCATAGATGCCGCCTTACAAACGACCATCCAAAATACGATGGCACAGGATACCGCCATCAGAAACAGCAGGGTATCCGTCGTGATTATGGAAGATGCGACTGGCGATGTGCTCAGTTCCGCAGTATACCCTCTTCCTCCTATTAAAAACTGGGATCTCCTCAATACGAGTACCACCGAACAAAATAAAATGGCCGGATGGTATACCACTTCAGATCTGGGCTTTACTACTGCTACCCCACCGGGATCAACAGCAAAAGTGCTGACCGCGATGGCTGCTTTTAATAAGCTGGGCCCTGAAGCAGCGAATAAAACCTACAATGTGACAATGGCAGAGCGAATTCGAACCAAAGGCATCGAGCCCGATGAAACCGGACGGATTGATATGGAAAAGGCAGTGGTAAAATCGAATAACGTTTACTTCATAAAAATTGCCAATGAGGAACACCTGCAAGATGAAATGGCCAGTCTATATTTAAAAACAGGAATGTTTTTACATGGTGTGGGTGGTTATTACTATGGCAGAGACACCGCAAACCTGAAACAGGAAGCCAAATGGATGGCCTTTTGGGGAAGAACAGAATTCAATACCAAGCCTAAATACGACCCGACACGCATTCGCCGGACCAGGGCTAAGGGCATTTCAGGCATGGCATGGGGACAAGGTGAACTCATTGCAACACCTGCTGCTGTAGCCAGATTGATTTCAGGCATAGCCAATAACGGCAACCTGGTAGCCAACCGCTATGTATTGAAAATTAGTGATTCCTTAACGGCAGTGAATCCCGCCACTCAGCTGAGCAATAACCCGCAATATGCAAATACCATTGGTGGATATATGCTGAAACAAAGTGCCAATAAAACCGCTATACTAGGTTTAAAAGTAGCTGGTAAAACAGGTACTCCAGAGCGGATCTGGAAAAATGAAAAGATAAATGATGGCTGGTATACCTTTTATGCACCTAAAGCTAATGGCAAAGGGCACATTGTGGTCTGTATTAGAATTGAATCTACCCGCGGCTCCAGCAGAGCCGTTAGACTGGCTGGTCAGCATGTGATTCCAGCCTTGTTAAAATTAGGATACGTAAATAAAGAACAGAGTAAAACTTAA
- a CDS encoding PP2C family protein-serine/threonine phosphatase: protein MDNNYFGITDVGKVRGNNEDTFVAQKTAENELVLACVIDGVGGYAGGEVAAAIAKETIKTQLDQPTGDILQLMRNAITEANDRILSAKQQEKTHEDMACVLTIAIADLNNNLFYYAHVGDTRLYLLRDNSLIKISKDQSFVGFMEDSGRLTEEQAMLHPKRNEINKALGFPGSINGQEEDIEIGQSPFLPGDVILLCSDGLSDMVNKESITSILLKDISLEQKGKALIDLANANGGRDNITVVLVKNDKATFVHEATKPKSEARKKKIVTAGLPSEKTTAEKTNQAQQIPAQTNLEIIVSESTIPENNEDLTQVPDKRKGNKLNPALLILGFVVIAAIAYFFWNQQHLETKPALLPDSTVVAPSQAFRLQDTLNKLKGNILILDTTLFKSPILITEPIKINRDSLYLKAQRNLVIKSDTGYKGPAFLISPSNKSILLENFTLENVIDNSALQKKGVLLKNVNFIRTDIPAVKPK, encoded by the coding sequence ATGGATAACAACTATTTTGGAATTACAGATGTAGGAAAAGTCCGCGGCAATAATGAGGATACCTTTGTTGCACAAAAAACAGCAGAGAACGAACTGGTCCTGGCCTGCGTAATTGATGGTGTTGGTGGTTATGCCGGCGGCGAAGTAGCGGCTGCAATTGCGAAAGAGACGATAAAAACTCAGCTGGACCAGCCAACAGGCGACATCCTGCAGTTGATGCGAAACGCAATTACCGAAGCAAACGATCGCATCTTATCTGCCAAACAGCAGGAAAAAACACATGAAGACATGGCCTGCGTACTTACAATTGCCATCGCAGACCTGAACAATAATTTGTTCTACTACGCACATGTGGGAGATACCAGACTATATCTCCTGCGCGACAACTCCCTAATCAAAATCTCTAAAGACCAATCTTTTGTTGGCTTCATGGAGGATTCAGGGCGTTTAACAGAGGAACAGGCCATGCTGCACCCAAAGCGTAATGAAATTAACAAAGCACTGGGTTTCCCAGGAAGTATAAATGGACAGGAAGAAGACATCGAAATCGGACAATCTCCTTTTCTGCCCGGTGATGTGATCCTGCTTTGCAGCGATGGATTGTCGGATATGGTGAATAAAGAAAGTATCACCAGTATCCTGCTTAAAGACATTAGTCTGGAACAAAAAGGTAAGGCTTTAATCGACCTCGCAAATGCGAATGGCGGTCGCGATAACATCACGGTAGTATTGGTTAAAAATGACAAAGCCACATTTGTTCATGAAGCTACAAAACCAAAATCTGAAGCCAGGAAGAAGAAAATCGTAACAGCTGGTCTACCTTCGGAAAAAACAACAGCAGAAAAAACAAATCAAGCACAGCAAATTCCAGCACAAACCAATCTGGAAATAATAGTTTCAGAAAGCACAATTCCGGAAAACAACGAAGATTTAACTCAGGTACCGGATAAAAGGAAAGGCAATAAATTAAATCCGGCATTGCTGATTCTTGGTTTTGTGGTAATTGCCGCAATCGCTTATTTTTTCTGGAACCAGCAACATCTGGAAACTAAGCCCGCCCTTCTTCCTGATTCGACAGTAGTAGCCCCCTCTCAGGCCTTTAGACTCCAGGACACCCTGAATAAGCTGAAAGGGAACATATTGATTCTGGACACGACCTTATTTAAATCGCCAATCCTGATTACTGAACCCATAAAGATTAACAGAGATAGTTTATACCTCAAGGCTCAGCGGAACCTGGTCATCAAGAGTGATACCGGTTATAAAGGACCGGCATTCCTGATCTCCCCAAGCAATAAAAGTATTTTACTGGAGAACTTTACTTTAGAAAATGTGATAGACAATAGCGCTTTGCAGAAAAAAGGGGTGCTGCTGAAAAATGTAAATTTCATACGAACGGATATCCCGGCGGTAAAGCCAAAATAA
- a CDS encoding SEL1-like repeat protein, protein MSHRAYLYNLDTPSTAENSDTMMMEWKYEMPLMLQPLLIEGGFIAGNSYNNHVDFNNSGLFYDAQPGIENLKRFYNFLEAQPGLIENLEKFKEARDKLFNYLDQLDGTFFHLDMWDIFNMDDTPHEEQAAEWLANIAYNNRIITAAMDADDISLLNYKNLKEVSPAFTTFSKLLNYEDYEYGWICIYQEYKEEEEFQLFEENQLWGFKNKEGEVILSPQFDEFYIFGHHDLAVVSKNGKYGYLDTSGKIVIPLVWDDAFDFEYSEVAVVALQGKMGLVNTKGEQITPIIYDDLKSLNNGTHYNTASNGLFGVITAAGKVVIPFEHENEIQEGYGYYHVKIPGQKNEKIFNELFNYLGEFPDSAVENIEEGLLWIKPHQGVNSNAIYKKDGTLLVAGFEKLSRETNFPDLLVIRKEKKHAAISRKTEDFVLLFEYDAILDIGITQVGYYDYTDQALVHQGDQKGIFNGNPEQLSWLIPLDNYQQIIWLEGPIFALKKNKTWAIASPASQEFSDFIFDLVIRKPEEDGCGYAFKDDQVYTISENSITPTDKETALKHASADYAYYFDEESRKRLISYGKGRKMTDQQIEDELSDTYTLFEQGEQAYEEEDYKKAIYYYTIASEKGHNPSMNNLAHTYYSIEEVEDHDKAYFWYQKNALTGDEDAMNGLGMCYKRGIGCAADIEKAMYWLNKSADAEIAIANNNLAEIYSDESLPLYDLDKALVHFQLAEEQGEPKYTWLGYLHDLKAAYEKALEYYKLGAEEENEVSAFNFANLNSKGLGTPKNNKQAIKYFELSAALGYPHAHIELARIYRNEKGFQDEKKVEMHLKEAKAAELEIPEELLKKRKVGSVYN, encoded by the coding sequence TTGTCACACCGCGCCTATTTATACAATCTCGATACTCCTTCAACAGCTGAAAATTCCGACACCATGATGATGGAATGGAAATATGAAATGCCGCTTATGCTTCAGCCGCTATTAATTGAAGGTGGATTTATTGCCGGCAACAGTTACAACAATCACGTAGACTTTAACAATTCCGGTTTATTTTATGATGCTCAACCAGGTATTGAAAACCTGAAACGCTTTTATAATTTCCTGGAAGCACAGCCCGGGCTCATTGAAAACTTAGAAAAGTTTAAAGAAGCCAGGGATAAGCTATTCAATTACCTCGATCAACTGGATGGTACCTTTTTCCACCTCGATATGTGGGACATATTCAATATGGATGATACCCCTCATGAAGAGCAGGCAGCCGAATGGCTGGCGAATATAGCCTATAATAATCGGATCATTACAGCCGCAATGGACGCAGACGACATCAGTTTGCTCAACTACAAAAACCTTAAAGAGGTCAGCCCTGCTTTTACCACCTTCTCGAAACTTTTGAATTATGAAGACTATGAATATGGCTGGATCTGCATCTATCAGGAGTACAAAGAAGAAGAAGAGTTTCAATTATTCGAAGAAAATCAGCTCTGGGGCTTTAAAAATAAAGAAGGCGAGGTGATACTCAGTCCTCAGTTTGATGAGTTTTATATTTTTGGGCACCATGACCTCGCGGTAGTTTCAAAAAATGGCAAATATGGCTACCTGGATACCAGCGGAAAAATTGTAATTCCCTTAGTTTGGGATGACGCCTTTGACTTTGAATATTCGGAAGTCGCTGTGGTGGCATTACAAGGAAAAATGGGCTTGGTCAATACTAAAGGCGAACAGATCACACCAATCATTTATGACGACCTGAAAAGTCTCAATAATGGAACCCATTATAATACAGCAAGTAACGGACTGTTCGGTGTCATCACTGCCGCCGGAAAAGTAGTCATCCCTTTTGAGCATGAAAATGAAATTCAGGAAGGATATGGCTATTACCACGTTAAAATCCCCGGACAGAAAAATGAAAAGATTTTCAATGAACTTTTCAATTACCTGGGTGAATTTCCCGATTCCGCCGTAGAAAACATTGAGGAAGGTTTATTATGGATCAAACCTCATCAAGGCGTTAATTCCAATGCGATCTATAAAAAGGATGGAACCTTGCTGGTTGCAGGATTTGAAAAACTAAGTAGGGAAACCAATTTCCCGGATCTACTGGTGATTAGAAAAGAAAAAAAACACGCTGCCATCAGCAGAAAAACGGAAGATTTTGTGCTCCTATTTGAATATGATGCCATATTGGACATTGGAATTACCCAGGTCGGCTACTATGATTATACAGATCAGGCATTGGTCCATCAAGGAGACCAAAAAGGAATTTTCAATGGAAATCCGGAACAATTGTCCTGGCTCATTCCTCTGGACAACTATCAGCAGATCATCTGGCTAGAGGGCCCTATTTTCGCTTTGAAGAAAAATAAAACCTGGGCGATTGCAAGTCCGGCAAGTCAGGAATTTAGCGACTTTATATTTGACCTTGTCATCCGGAAACCGGAAGAGGATGGCTGCGGATATGCTTTCAAAGATGATCAGGTGTATACCATAAGCGAAAACAGTATTACACCAACCGATAAAGAGACTGCCCTGAAACATGCCAGTGCTGACTATGCTTACTATTTTGATGAAGAAAGCAGGAAAAGACTGATCAGTTATGGTAAAGGTCGGAAAATGACCGATCAGCAGATCGAGGATGAACTTAGCGATACCTACACTTTATTTGAACAGGGCGAGCAGGCTTACGAGGAGGAGGATTATAAAAAGGCCATTTACTACTATACCATCGCCTCAGAAAAAGGCCATAACCCTTCCATGAACAATCTGGCACATACTTACTACAGTATTGAGGAGGTGGAAGATCATGATAAAGCCTATTTCTGGTACCAGAAAAATGCCTTAACTGGTGATGAAGATGCCATGAATGGCCTGGGCATGTGCTACAAACGGGGGATTGGATGTGCAGCTGATATTGAAAAGGCGATGTACTGGTTAAATAAATCTGCGGATGCAGAAATCGCAATAGCAAATAACAATCTGGCTGAGATCTATTCAGATGAAAGCCTTCCGCTATATGATCTGGATAAAGCTTTAGTCCACTTTCAATTAGCAGAAGAACAAGGTGAACCCAAATATACCTGGCTAGGATACCTGCACGATTTAAAAGCAGCGTACGAAAAGGCATTGGAGTATTACAAGCTGGGTGCTGAGGAAGAAAATGAAGTATCTGCCTTCAACTTCGCCAATCTAAATAGCAAAGGATTGGGAACCCCTAAAAACAATAAGCAGGCGATAAAGTACTTTGAACTTTCCGCAGCACTGGGCTATCCCCATGCACACATCGAACTTGCCCGGATCTACAGAAATGAAAAGGGATTCCAGGATGAAAAGAAAGTAGAAATGCATCTAAAAGAAGCCAAAGCAGCAGAATTGGAGATTCCGGAAGAACTCCTGAAAAAAAGAAAGGTTGGTTCGGTTTATAATTGA